One part of the Helicobacter cetorum MIT 99-5656 genome encodes these proteins:
- the secA gene encoding preprotein translocase subunit SecA, with amino-acid sequence MIKAIIGKVIGTRNDRWIKKYKKQVLAINELEPTYEKMSDDELKNAFEELKIYVQSQQKDLQEKTLLEVLSKSFAITREASKRVLNMRHFDVQLIGGMVLNDGKIAEMKTGEGKTLVATLAVALNALKGESVHVVTVNDYLAHRDSKEMEPLYNFLGYSVGTITANVRDEDERLEIYSKDIVYGTNNEFGFDYLRDNMKYSLEHKVQKSHAFAIVDEVDSILIDEARTPLIISGPVDKRMENYNKADEVAKNMQVEVDFTIDEKNRTILITEEGIKKAENLFGVDNLYKIENAALSHHLDQALKANYLFFIDKDYIVANNEVVIVDEFTGRLSEGRRFSEGLHQALEAKEGVSIKEESQTLADITFQNYFRMYSKLSGMTGTAQTEATEFLEIYNLEVVSIPTNLVIKRKDLNDLIYKSEKEKFDAVILKIKELHAKGQPVLVGTASIEKSETLHALLKKERIPHTVLNAKQHTKEAEIIKDAGLKGAVTIATNMAGRGVDIKLTDEIKELGGLYIIGTERHESRRIDNQLRGRSGRQGDPGVSQFYLSLEDNLLRIFGSDRIKGVMEKLGLKDGEHIESKLVTRAVENAQKKVENLHFESRKHLLEYDDVANEQRKSVYKFRDELLDVNYDISTKIAENREYALNQIFSKIKAFDNQDLSHDELLGLKNILKEDFNVNVELEDLKQATNIENFVAQKLESDYENKMKSLDNEQRSRIERIVYLQILDNAWREHLYTMDNLKTGINLRGYNQKDPLVEYKKESYNLFLELIESIKIEAIKTFSKIQFESEEYSSDAERYLDNFSEEREHESVTYHHEEALDEDLNVPMKTFAKTPSRNEMCYCGSGEKYKHCCGKSGPKKGLFAK; translated from the coding sequence ATGATAAAAGCAATAATTGGAAAAGTCATTGGAACTAGAAATGATAGGTGGATAAAAAAATACAAAAAACAAGTCCTAGCTATCAATGAATTAGAGCCTACTTATGAAAAGATGAGCGATGATGAACTTAAAAACGCTTTTGAAGAACTAAAAATTTATGTTCAATCTCAACAAAAAGATTTACAAGAAAAAACCCTTTTGGAAGTTTTATCTAAGAGTTTTGCTATTACAAGAGAAGCAAGCAAGCGTGTGTTAAATATGCGTCATTTTGATGTGCAACTCATTGGGGGCATGGTCTTAAATGATGGCAAAATTGCTGAAATGAAAACCGGCGAAGGTAAGACTCTAGTAGCCACTTTAGCAGTGGCCTTAAACGCTCTTAAGGGCGAAAGCGTGCATGTCGTAACCGTGAATGACTACCTAGCTCATAGAGATTCTAAAGAAATGGAGCCTTTATACAATTTCTTAGGTTATAGCGTAGGCACTATTACAGCAAATGTGCGAGATGAAGATGAACGCTTAGAAATATACTCTAAAGACATTGTTTATGGCACTAATAACGAATTTGGCTTTGATTATCTAAGAGATAATATGAAGTATTCTTTGGAGCATAAAGTGCAAAAATCTCATGCATTTGCCATTGTTGATGAAGTGGATTCTATTTTAATTGATGAAGCAAGAACCCCCTTAATCATCTCAGGGCCTGTGGATAAACGCATGGAGAATTATAACAAGGCCGATGAAGTCGCTAAGAACATGCAAGTTGAAGTTGATTTTACTATAGATGAAAAGAATCGCACCATTTTAATCACTGAAGAAGGCATTAAAAAAGCTGAAAATCTCTTTGGAGTGGATAATTTATATAAAATTGAAAACGCCGCTTTATCGCACCATTTAGACCAAGCCCTAAAAGCTAATTATCTCTTTTTTATAGACAAAGATTACATTGTAGCTAATAATGAAGTGGTGATTGTAGATGAATTTACAGGGCGTTTATCTGAGGGAAGACGATTTAGTGAAGGCTTGCACCAAGCCTTAGAAGCTAAAGAAGGCGTGAGTATCAAAGAAGAGAGTCAAACCTTAGCAGATATAACTTTTCAAAACTATTTTAGAATGTATTCAAAGCTTTCTGGCATGACAGGCACCGCTCAAACAGAAGCCACGGAATTTTTAGAAATTTACAATCTAGAAGTGGTGTCCATCCCTACGAATCTAGTAATTAAACGCAAAGATTTGAATGATTTAATCTATAAGAGTGAAAAAGAAAAATTTGATGCCGTGATTCTTAAGATTAAAGAATTGCATGCTAAGGGTCAGCCCGTTTTAGTTGGTACAGCAAGCATTGAAAAGAGCGAAACCTTGCATGCCTTACTCAAAAAAGAGCGAATCCCGCATACCGTTTTAAACGCTAAACAACACACCAAAGAGGCTGAAATCATCAAAGACGCTGGGCTTAAAGGAGCGGTTACGATTGCGACCAATATGGCAGGGAGGGGCGTTGATATTAAGCTTACTGATGAGATTAAAGAGCTTGGCGGATTGTATATCATTGGCACTGAAAGGCATGAGAGCAGGAGAATTGACAATCAATTAAGAGGGCGTAGTGGAAGACAAGGAGACCCGGGGGTTAGTCAATTCTATTTGAGTTTAGAAGATAATTTGTTACGCATTTTTGGAAGCGATAGGATTAAGGGGGTTATGGAAAAATTAGGGCTTAAAGATGGCGAACATATTGAGTCAAAGCTTGTAACAAGAGCAGTTGAAAACGCGCAAAAAAAGGTTGAGAACTTGCATTTTGAAAGCCGAAAGCATTTGCTAGAATACGATGATGTGGCGAATGAGCAACGCAAGAGCGTGTATAAATTTAGAGATGAATTGCTTGATGTCAATTATGATATTAGCACTAAAATTGCTGAAAACAGAGAATACGCACTTAATCAAATCTTTTCTAAAATCAAAGCCTTTGACAATCAAGATTTATCTCACGATGAACTTTTGGGGCTTAAAAATATCTTAAAAGAAGATTTTAATGTGAATGTTGAGCTAGAAGATTTAAAACAAGCCACTAATATTGAAAACTTTGTAGCTCAAAAGCTAGAGAGCGATTATGAAAATAAAATGAAATCTTTAGATAACGAGCAACGAAGCAGGATTGAACGCATTGTGTATCTACAGATTTTAGATAATGCATGGCGAGAACATCTCTACACTATGGACAATCTCAAAACCGGCATTAATTTAAGGGGCTATAACCAAAAAGACCCCCTTGTAGAATACAAAAAAGAGAGTTACAATCTCTTCTTAGAACTCATTGAAAGCATTAAAATTGAAGCGATTAAAACCTTTTCTAAAATTCAATTTGAAAGCGAAGAATATTCTAGTGATGCAGAGCGTTATTTGGATAATTTCAGTGAAGAAAGAGAGCATGAGAGTGTAACTTATCATCATGAAGAAGCCTTAGATGAAGATTTGAATGTTCCTATGAAAACTTTTGCTAAAACCCCATCAAGAAATGAAATGTGCTATTGCGGTAGTGGGGAAAAATACAAACATTGTTGTGGTAAAAGCGGTCCTAAGAAAGGTTTATTTGCCAAGTAA
- a CDS encoding DNA cytosine methyltransferase yields MGFCDSFKIVVSDTAMYQQAGNSIGCRCANPYHARNF; encoded by the coding sequence ATGGGTTTTTGTGATAGTTTTAAAATTGTAGTCTCTGATACGGCTATGTATCAACAAGCAGGAAATTCCATTGGTTGTAGATGTGCTAATCCATATCATGCAAGAAATTTTTAA
- a CDS encoding outer membrane family protein, with product MLKFRKLPLFIVSILYTYTPLQAFDYRISGIAESFSKVGFNHSKLNSKEGIFPTESFVTTTIKLQADANLLPKRIENHNLKIGIGGILGGVAYDSTKTIIDQATHQIYGSEIYTYIGRWWGYLGNAPWKHSRIESNTHTRNYVLYNAYLFYSYSDKFHLKLGRYLSNMDFMSMHTQGFECDYKINSIVALKWFSSFGRALAMGQWIRDWYSPIVTEHGNKASNNGIHAAQINFSSKYVKIIPYIYFSPKTYEAPGIKLHVDSNSKFKGLGLRSQTIINVIFPICASDLSGAYWRNAKVGKWASSLLIHQRFDYNEFNFGFGYYQNFGNANAKIGWYGNPLPINIRDNSVYGGVFSNAIAPNAISGYIFGGSVYKRFLWGILARYTHATRASEKSLNLNLGYKWNDFFSIDVNLEYHTVSMHTGYKVNDFTSPFNKAFKANEQDRSNLMTTMKFFF from the coding sequence ATGCTAAAGTTCCGCAAATTGCCATTATTTATTGTTTCTATTCTTTACACTTACACACCTTTACAAGCTTTTGATTATAGGATTAGCGGTATAGCAGAATCTTTTTCTAAAGTGGGGTTTAATCATTCTAAGCTCAATTCTAAAGAAGGGATTTTTCCTACAGAAAGCTTTGTAACTACTACCATTAAACTTCAAGCTGATGCAAATCTACTCCCCAAAAGAATTGAAAATCATAACCTAAAAATAGGAATCGGTGGGATTTTAGGAGGAGTAGCTTATGATTCTACCAAAACAATTATAGACCAAGCCACTCATCAAATCTATGGCTCAGAAATCTATACTTATATAGGGCGTTGGTGGGGGTATTTGGGCAATGCTCCTTGGAAACACTCTCGCATAGAGTCTAATACCCACACTCGCAATTATGTGCTATACAATGCCTATTTATTTTACTCTTATAGTGATAAATTTCATCTCAAGCTTGGGCGTTATCTGTCTAACATGGATTTTATGAGCATGCACACACAAGGTTTTGAATGCGATTATAAAATCAATTCTATAGTAGCGTTAAAATGGTTCAGCTCTTTTGGAAGAGCTTTAGCTATGGGGCAATGGATACGAGACTGGTATTCCCCTATTGTTACAGAGCATGGCAACAAAGCTAGTAATAATGGTATTCATGCCGCACAAATCAATTTTTCTAGCAAGTATGTCAAAATCATACCTTATATTTATTTCTCGCCTAAAACCTACGAAGCACCAGGCATTAAACTCCATGTTGATAGCAATTCTAAATTCAAAGGCTTAGGACTACGCTCTCAAACGATTATTAATGTTATTTTTCCTATTTGTGCATCAGATTTGAGTGGTGCATATTGGCGTAACGCTAAAGTAGGAAAGTGGGCTTCTTCATTACTCATCCACCAACGCTTTGATTATAATGAATTTAACTTTGGCTTTGGATATTATCAAAATTTTGGCAACGCTAATGCAAAAATTGGCTGGTATGGCAACCCACTTCCTATTAACATAAGAGACAATAGCGTTTATGGTGGGGTTTTTAGCAATGCCATTGCTCCAAATGCCATTAGTGGGTATATCTTTGGTGGGAGCGTGTATAAGAGATTTTTATGGGGCATTTTAGCCAGATACACCCATGCGACTAGAGCGAGCGAAAAATCACTCAATCTCAATCTTGGCTATAAATGGAATGATTTTTTTAGTATTGATGTGAATTTAGAATACCATACCGTGAGCATGCACACCGGCTACAAGGTCAATGACTTTACTAGCCCTTTCAATAAAGCCTTTAAGGCTAATGAGCAAGACAGAAGCAACCTTATGACCACAATGAAATTCTTTTTCTAA
- a CDS encoding DDE transposase, with product MPHILKERFLKHLVPAFLTFCAIGLNAKSYLFSPLPPAHQQIVKTKPCSLECLKDLMQENKIFSFVSQYDYHTQDKTLKNYYQEILNKLNPMLVASQTSHKNNYQPRIELAILLPKVVVGRYAISVMNTLLAYLNTRDNDFNIQVFDSHEETPEKLEQAYKEIEKEKFPFVIALLTKEGVENLLQKTTISIPTYVPTVNKTQLTNYSQHSLSERLYFGGIDYKEQLGMLLSFIRPDSPIIEYDDDGLMGERLRQTTEALNIEVKHQESISYRRATSFSKDFKKNDEFFKDATLILNTPTTKSGLILSQIGLLENKPIKVLSTQINFNLSLLLLTQPKDRKNLLLVSALQNSDAKLIEYALLLESDLRHDWVNYSSAIGLEMFLGILDPKFERFFHENIEDNQVHYKNQIYQALGYSFEPIETKK from the coding sequence ATGCCACACATCTTAAAAGAAAGATTTTTGAAGCACCTTGTGCCTGCTTTTTTGACCTTTTGTGCGATAGGTTTAAATGCAAAAAGCTATTTATTCTCTCCCTTGCCCCCAGCACACCAGCAAATTGTCAAAACAAAGCCTTGCTCTTTAGAGTGCTTGAAAGACTTAATGCAAGAAAATAAAATCTTTTCGTTTGTGTCTCAATATGATTATCATACCCAAGATAAAACCTTAAAAAATTACTATCAAGAAATACTTAATAAGCTCAACCCTATGTTGGTCGCTTCTCAAACTTCCCATAAGAATAATTACCAGCCTAGAATTGAATTAGCCATTTTGCTACCCAAAGTAGTCGTGGGGCGTTATGCGATTTCTGTAATGAATACCCTTCTAGCCTATTTGAATACTAGAGACAATGATTTTAATATCCAAGTCTTTGACAGCCATGAAGAAACCCCCGAAAAATTAGAGCAAGCCTATAAAGAAATTGAAAAAGAGAAATTTCCTTTTGTCATCGCTTTATTGACTAAAGAAGGGGTAGAAAATTTGCTCCAAAAAACCACCATCAGCATTCCTACTTATGTGCCTACCGTGAATAAAACGCAGTTGACAAATTATTCTCAGCATTCTTTAAGTGAGCGGTTGTATTTTGGGGGAATTGATTATAAAGAGCAATTAGGCATGTTATTATCCTTTATCCGTCCTGATTCGCCCATTATTGAATACGATGATGATGGCTTGATGGGTGAACGCTTGAGACAGACCACAGAAGCCTTAAACATTGAAGTAAAACACCAAGAAAGCATCTCTTATAGGCGAGCTACAAGCTTTTCTAAAGACTTCAAAAAAAACGATGAGTTTTTTAAAGATGCCACCTTGATTTTAAACACCCCTACGACAAAAAGCGGACTCATTCTTTCTCAAATCGGACTTTTGGAGAATAAGCCTATCAAAGTGCTTTCTACTCAAATCAACTTCAACCTTTCCTTGCTCCTACTCACACAACCTAAGGACAGAAAAAACTTGCTCTTAGTGAGTGCTTTACAAAATAGTGATGCAAAACTCATAGAATACGCATTATTATTAGAGAGTGATTTAAGGCATGACTGGGTGAATTATTCTAGTGCAATAGGATTAGAAATGTTTCTAGGCATATTAGACCCAAAATTTGAGAGATTTTTCCATGAAAATATAGAAGATAATCAAGTCCATTACAAAAATCAAATCTATCAAGCCCTAGGATATTCTTTTGAACCTATAGAAACAAAAAAATAA
- the lolA gene encoding LolA-like outer membrane lipoprotein chaperone — translation MIFLKIFMVFMLVDVICAKTPLELSKEERVLRNLQSFSASFKQVLKNERPLVYHGVLKAKAPNLALWIYEKPLKKEIYMNAKEVVIYEPSLFQATISKLQRKADFFSILKQLKKQPDNSFIATIDKTTYRLVFKDGKPFVLEFKDEMDNLVKITFSQVEINPKISDAIFVFEPKDTNIDIVRQ, via the coding sequence ATGATTTTTTTAAAGATTTTTATGGTTTTTATGCTAGTTGATGTTATTTGTGCCAAGACCCCTCTAGAACTTTCTAAAGAAGAAAGGGTTTTAAGAAACTTACAGAGTTTTAGTGCAAGTTTTAAGCAAGTTTTAAAAAATGAACGCCCCTTAGTCTATCATGGGGTTTTAAAGGCTAAAGCCCCTAATCTAGCTTTATGGATTTATGAAAAACCTTTGAAAAAAGAAATCTATATGAACGCTAAAGAAGTGGTGATTTATGAACCTAGTTTGTTTCAAGCAACGATTTCAAAACTCCAAAGAAAAGCTGATTTTTTTAGCATTCTCAAACAATTGAAAAAACAACCAGATAATTCATTCATCGCTACGATTGATAAAACGACCTATCGTTTGGTGTTTAAGGATGGTAAGCCTTTTGTTTTAGAGTTTAAAGATGAGATGGATAATCTTGTAAAGATTACTTTTTCTCAAGTAGAAATTAATCCTAAAATTTCTGATGCAATTTTTGTTTTTGAGCCTAAAGACACCAATATTGACATCGTGCGTCAATAA
- the glcD gene encoding glycolate oxidase subunit GlcD translates to MLAKQHLKYFKNLVGEEDFFTDLAHLNAYAYDATRERYLPDGVIFPKNEQEISAILKYCNEHKIIIVPRGAGSGFTGGALSVSGGLILSVEKHMDKILEIDTKNLIARVEPGVINKHFQNEVEKLNLFYPPDPASENQSTLGGNVAENAGGMRAAKYGITKDYVMALRVVLANGEIIRAGKKTIKDVAGFNTTGLMIASEGCLGVITEITLKLLAKPPLKQSAMGVFNHIDDAMNAVYRTMSSGVTPVAMEFLDNLSIRAVEERFSKGLPKSAGAILITQVDGVVQEQILWQLKQIEKHFKENGCKNFKIAQNEQEEQDLWFARRNASQSISIYGKKKLNEDVTVPRASLPSLLKEVAKISEKYGFKIPCFGHTGDGNVHVNVMVENPERDLEKGHQAMEEIFQIAISLEGTLSGEHGIGLSKAKFMPLAFNTQEMQFFRTIKKALDPNNILNPFKMGL, encoded by the coding sequence ATGTTAGCCAAACAACATCTTAAATATTTTAAAAATTTAGTGGGGGAAGAAGATTTTTTCACCGATTTAGCCCATTTGAACGCTTATGCTTATGACGCTACAAGAGAGCGTTATTTACCAGATGGCGTAATTTTTCCTAAAAATGAGCAAGAAATTAGTGCGATTCTAAAATATTGTAACGAGCATAAAATTATTATTGTGCCAAGAGGCGCAGGTAGTGGGTTTACAGGTGGGGCATTGAGTGTGAGTGGGGGACTCATTTTAAGTGTAGAAAAGCATATGGATAAAATCTTAGAGATTGACACTAAAAATTTAATCGCACGAGTAGAACCCGGTGTGATTAACAAGCATTTTCAAAACGAAGTGGAAAAATTAAATTTATTCTACCCCCCAGACCCAGCGAGCGAAAATCAAAGCACCTTAGGGGGGAATGTCGCAGAAAATGCCGGTGGCATGCGTGCAGCAAAATATGGCATTACAAAAGATTATGTCATGGCTTTAAGAGTGGTGCTAGCTAATGGCGAAATTATTAGAGCGGGTAAAAAAACGATTAAAGATGTTGCAGGCTTTAACACAACAGGCTTGATGATTGCAAGTGAGGGGTGTTTAGGCGTAATTACTGAGATTACTTTAAAACTTTTAGCTAAACCGCCTTTAAAACAGAGTGCGATGGGAGTTTTTAATCATATTGATGATGCTATGAATGCAGTCTATAGGACTATGAGTAGTGGCGTTACGCCTGTGGCTATGGAATTTTTGGATAATTTAAGCATTAGGGCTGTTGAAGAAAGATTTTCTAAAGGCTTGCCCAAGAGTGCTGGGGCGATACTCATCACTCAAGTTGATGGTGTGGTGCAAGAACAAATCCTATGGCAATTAAAGCAAATAGAAAAGCATTTTAAAGAAAATGGTTGCAAAAATTTTAAAATCGCTCAAAATGAACAAGAAGAGCAAGATTTGTGGTTTGCAAGGCGTAATGCATCTCAAAGTATTAGTATTTATGGCAAAAAGAAGTTGAATGAAGATGTAACTGTGCCAAGGGCAAGTTTGCCAAGTTTATTAAAAGAAGTTGCAAAGATTAGTGAAAAATATGGCTTTAAAATCCCTTGCTTTGGCCATACAGGTGATGGCAATGTGCATGTGAATGTTATGGTAGAAAATCCTGAGAGAGATTTAGAAAAAGGCCATCAAGCTATGGAAGAGATTTTTCAAATAGCTATCAGTTTGGAAGGGACTTTGAGTGGGGAGCATGGTATAGGATTGTCTAAGGCTAAATTTATGCCCCTAGCTTTTAACACACAAGAAATGCAATTTTTTAGAACGATTAAAAAAGCCCTTGACCCAAACAATATTTTAAACCCTTTTAAAATGGGGTTGTAA
- a CDS encoding peptidoglycan DD-metalloendopeptidase family protein: protein MENQLKMCRIKALCFLTLCCFIAILNSSENTLTKTLKGERLLWDNRLTLLGFLERNHVPQKLYYNLSSQDKELSAEIQSNVTYYTLRDENNTLIQALIPISQDLQIHLYKKGEQYFLDFIPIVYTRKERTLILSLQTSPYEDIIKATKDTLLAHQLINAYKKSVPFKRLARKDKIAIVYTRDYRVGQAFSQPAIKMAMVSTRSHQYYIFSHSNGRYYDSKAQEVAGFLLETPVKYTRISSHFSYGRFHPILKVKRPHYGVDYAAKHGTLIRSASDGRVSFVGVKGGYGKVVEINYMGELRLVYAHMSAFAKGLKRGMLVKKGQIIGRVGSTGLSTGSHLHFGVYKNSRPINPLGHIRTTKSKLHGKQKEIFLERIRRSQQRLEELFKTHSFERNSSYLLEGF from the coding sequence ATGGAAAATCAATTAAAAATGTGTCGCATTAAAGCCTTGTGTTTCTTAACTTTGTGTTGCTTTATAGCCATACTCAATAGTTCTGAAAACACCCTAACAAAAACCTTAAAAGGTGAAAGGTTATTATGGGATAATAGGCTCACTCTCTTAGGGTTTTTGGAGCGTAATCATGTGCCACAAAAACTCTACTACAACCTAAGCTCTCAAGATAAGGAATTGAGTGCAGAAATCCAAAGCAATGTTACTTACTATACTTTGAGAGATGAAAACAATACGCTTATTCAAGCTCTCATTCCTATCAGCCAAGATTTGCAGATTCATCTGTATAAAAAAGGGGAGCAATATTTTTTAGATTTTATTCCTATTGTCTATACTCGTAAGGAAAGAACCCTTATTCTTTCTTTACAAACTTCGCCTTATGAAGATATTATCAAAGCCACTAAGGACACCCTTTTAGCCCATCAACTCATCAATGCGTATAAAAAAAGCGTGCCTTTTAAACGCCTAGCAAGAAAGGATAAAATTGCTATCGTTTATACAAGGGATTATCGTGTGGGTCAAGCGTTTTCTCAACCGGCTATTAAAATGGCAATGGTTAGCACTCGTTCTCATCAATACTATATTTTTTCTCATTCAAATGGCCGTTACTACGATTCAAAAGCACAAGAAGTGGCTGGATTTTTATTAGAAACCCCTGTAAAATACACCCGTATTTCTTCGCATTTTTCTTATGGGAGATTCCATCCTATTTTGAAAGTCAAACGACCCCATTATGGCGTGGATTATGCAGCAAAACATGGCACATTGATTCGTTCAGCATCAGATGGGCGTGTGAGTTTTGTAGGGGTTAAGGGAGGGTATGGAAAAGTGGTTGAAATCAATTATATGGGCGAGTTGCGATTAGTTTATGCTCATATGAGTGCTTTTGCTAAGGGGTTAAAAAGGGGCATGCTGGTTAAAAAAGGACAAATTATAGGTAGAGTAGGAAGCACTGGTTTAAGCACAGGGTCGCATTTACACTTTGGGGTGTATAAAAACTCTCGCCCCATTAATCCTTTAGGGCATATCCGCACCACCAAAAGCAAGTTACACGGCAAACAAAAAGAGATTTTTTTAGAAAGAATTAGGCGTTCTCAACAAAGATTAGAAGAGCTTTTTAAAACCCATTCTTTTGAAAGAAATTCATCTTATCTTTTAGAAGGTTTTTAA
- a CDS encoding DNA cytosine methyltransferase — MLRIATVFSGIGAIEHALERMQVKHEIIFACDNGDVDIFTPKIAELSSDYLGNMLNSTEIIDSNLQIKKEFLLQKLKETHLSPKELKEYGIQVGMLMEQMKILQTKQQLKTLHSFQEKKEFIDNLYSNKLKNNKVMQSYLANYNLSKEHYHQNVCFLDASFYQKKVDLLVGGSPCQSFSLVGKQRGLEDTRGTLFYEYARLIKEIQPKVFIYENVKGLLSHNRGETFKIMEQVFDALGYTRYKAVLNAKDYGIPQNRERLFVVGFRKDLGVKDFCFPKPILLTTSMQDFLLDNVQDKYYLKQKGIDFVCASKNLTKRYTQVNGKIALCQKKNQQYNWHGDFIQESLEKYFLSQKVKDYVLSSGTKGFFSKPKVDLNIARPLLTTMHKMHRAGVDNYVNTQGRLRKLTPKRVFAFNGFL, encoded by the coding sequence ATGCTAAGAATAGCAACTGTATTTAGTGGGATTGGAGCTATAGAGCATGCTCTAGAGCGAATGCAAGTAAAACACGAAATTATTTTTGCTTGCGATAATGGCGATGTGGATATTTTCACGCCAAAAATCGCTGAGTTAAGCTCTGATTATTTGGGAAATATGTTAAATTCTACTGAAATCATTGACTCTAACTTGCAAATCAAGAAAGAATTTTTATTACAAAAATTAAAAGAAACGCATTTAAGTCCTAAAGAGCTTAAAGAATATGGCATACAAGTAGGTATGCTAATGGAACAGATGAAAATTTTACAAACCAAGCAACAATTAAAAACATTACATAGTTTTCAAGAAAAAAAAGAGTTCATAGATAATCTCTATAGTAATAAACTTAAAAACAACAAAGTGATGCAGAGTTATTTAGCTAACTATAACCTTTCTAAAGAACATTATCATCAAAATGTCTGTTTTCTAGATGCAAGTTTTTATCAAAAAAAAGTGGATTTATTGGTTGGGGGTAGTCCGTGCCAGAGTTTTAGTTTGGTGGGGAAACAAAGGGGATTAGAAGATACAAGAGGCACGCTTTTTTATGAATACGCACGATTGATAAAAGAAATACAGCCTAAAGTTTTTATTTACGAGAATGTTAAAGGATTGTTAAGTCATAATCGTGGAGAGACTTTTAAGATTATGGAGCAAGTTTTTGATGCACTAGGATATACTAGATATAAAGCTGTTTTGAATGCTAAAGATTATGGAATACCTCAAAATAGAGAACGCTTATTTGTGGTAGGGTTTAGAAAGGATTTGGGGGTAAAAGATTTTTGTTTTCCTAAACCTATTCTCTTAACAACAAGCATGCAAGATTTTTTATTGGACAATGTGCAAGATAAGTATTATCTCAAACAAAAAGGCATTGACTTTGTTTGTGCATCAAAGAATTTAACTAAGCGATACACACAAGTGAATGGAAAAATCGCATTGTGTCAAAAGAAAAACCAGCAATACAACTGGCATGGTGATTTTATTCAAGAGAGTTTAGAAAAATATTTTCTTTCACAAAAAGTTAAAGACTATGTTTTATCAAGCGGCACAAAAGGGTTTTTCTCTAAACCTAAAGTGGATTTAAATATTGCTAGACCTTTGCTTACAACTATGCATAAAATGCATAGGGCTGGGGTAGATAATTATGTTAATACTCAAGGGCGTTTGAGAAAATTAACTCCCAAGAGAGTGTTTGCGTTTAATGGGTTTTTGTGA